The following are from one region of the Simiduia agarivorans SA1 = DSM 21679 genome:
- a CDS encoding winged helix-turn-helix transcriptional regulator, with protein sequence MVKNSFSHLCCPVARSMDVVGEWWSMLVLRDLMLAGGIARFDQLVDHLGISRNVLTERLKRLEVEQIITKQPVQEGGRRMEYKLTRKGWELMPIMIGFAQWFDRWRPDPERSPLRFVDRQQREPIQQLQVMSADGRKLGPADILPISED encoded by the coding sequence ATGGTAAAAAACAGCTTCTCCCACCTCTGCTGCCCGGTGGCCCGCTCCATGGATGTGGTTGGCGAATGGTGGTCAATGCTGGTGCTGCGGGACCTGATGCTGGCCGGCGGTATCGCCCGCTTCGATCAGCTGGTGGATCATCTGGGCATCAGTCGCAATGTGCTGACCGAGCGATTAAAACGTCTGGAAGTCGAACAGATCATCACCAAGCAACCGGTACAGGAAGGTGGCCGGCGAATGGAATACAAACTCACCCGCAAGGGCTGGGAACTGATGCCGATTATGATCGGCTTTGCCCAATGGTTCGACCGTTGGCGGCCAGACCCGGAGCGCTCGCCGCTGCGTTTTGTCGACCGGCAGCAGCGTGAGCCAATTCAGCAACTGCAGGTTATGTCGGCCGACGGGCGTAAACTGGGCCCGGCGGATATTCTGCCTATTTCTGAGGATTGA
- a CDS encoding DUF350 domain-containing protein, whose translation MQWDFLLATLMNLSVNLVYTLVALFVGVKALMLIDDKLMKHISFEQELKNGNVAVAIFASSILIFVALIVTFGFKG comes from the coding sequence ATGCAGTGGGATTTTTTGCTTGCGACCCTGATGAACCTGAGCGTCAATCTGGTTTACACCCTGGTGGCTTTGTTCGTGGGCGTGAAAGCGCTGATGTTGATTGACGACAAGTTGATGAAACACATCAGTTTTGAACAGGAACTGAAAAACGGCAATGTGGCGGTGGCGATTTTTGCCTCGTCCATATTGATTTTTGTGGCGCTCATTGTGACCTTTGGCTTCAAGGGCTGA